GAAACTAAGTCAAAATAATTATCATAATGTACAACTTAAATCAATTCGAATATGTTAGAAAATGAAATTTGGGGAAATTCCATCCAGAATTGGATAATTTCCATACTTATTATTGTTGCCGCGATTGTTATTGTAAAGTTGATTACGCTATTAAGCAAAAAAGTACTCAAACCATTAACAGATCGGACCAAGAATCAACTGGATAATATTATCTTTTATTCTCTCGAACCGCCTGTTAAGTTTGCAATTATTCTGTTGGGTATCTGGATAGCTATTCATCGGTTGGTGTATCCGGACAGCTTTGTGAAAGTAGTAGACAACATTTACCGTATTCTGATTGTACTGGATATTACTTGGGTATTCGCCCGTCTATTCAGCGGTTTACTTCAGGTATACTGGGGACGTCGCTCTAACGGTCAGAATAATAAAATGCTGCCGATTATAAAAAGGACAATTCTAGTTGTTGTCTGGATTATCGGTCTTGTGATGGCATTGAGTAATGTCGGAGTAGATATCAGTGCATTATTAGGAACCCTGGGTATTGGTGGTATTGCATTCGCTTTGGCAGCACAAGACACGGTAAAGAATATATTCGGTGCCTTCACCCTTCTGACAGACAAGCCTTTCAATATCGGAGATACTATTCGTTTCGACAGTATCGAAGGAACAGTGGTCGATATAGGTATTCGGAGCACAAGGATTATGAACGATGATAAACGTATCATCACAATCCCGAATTTTAAGATTACCGACTCTGCTATCACCAACATCTCTTCCGAACCGATGCGACGAGTCGTTCTGAATCTCAGATTGACGTATGACACAACTGCCGAAAAGATGAATGAAGCTTTGAAAATTTTAAAAGCTCTTCCACAAAAAGTGGAAAATGTTTCTTCCAGTCCATCAAATGTGGTTGCCCTCTTTACTGAATATTCAGACTCTGCACTAGGCATCAAGTATATCTACTACATTGAGAAGCAAGGGGATATATCAGGAGTAACTTCAAATATGAATATGGAGATTCTGGATTCTTTCAATAAGGCAGGAATTGAGTTTGTTTCTCCGACACGTACCATTTATCTTCAAAAAGATGAATCGGAAAATGAAACCAAAGATAATGATAAAGCTTCAGAAGCTAAAGTTGACTCATTGAAATAAGAATCATCATCCGCTAACTTCTTCGTTTCTGAAGAAGTTAGCCCATCCTCCTCCCTAAATTCTCCATGTTTGATAGGTATCCGCTTAGAATAAAAACGTTTATCACCAACCTGTCTCATTCCATCCGGCAGCAGAATACCATTGTAGAGTCCTAAAATAATCATTCCAGTTTGAATATCTATCATCCGGTATATAACATCCAATACCTGAATATATATCAGGGTCTATATTAACTAATTTATAATCATCAACATAATCCTTATATATAACTGTCCTATCTAATTGCTCTTCAAAATCAGAAGGAATATTATCATCAGTCAATTCACGTATAAAAGCTCGAAAATCATAAGTTGAATGATCCAGAGGAGATCTCCCATAACCATAATGAGTTTGGAAATAATTTATTCTATTATTATCAAACTTAACCAAATTATCCTGATACTGTTCCATAAGCGAATAAGTAATATTCGTCAATGCTGGCATTTCATCCGTTTTTATCACTGCAATAGTAGCCCACGAATAATCATATTCATTTTTATAGTAATCAATAAAGTCCTTTGCAACATTTATAACATTCTGTTCTGTGTTATCGACAGACAGTAAATGTTTCGTCATCTTAAAATAAGGAAAGCCTGCACTCATTACCTCTGCAGGAGAAAGAATTAAATAATCAGCAGCATTTCTCAATTCATAAGCAACCTCAACTTGCGACATCAAACAAGCATCAAATAGTATATAATCGAAATGAATACCTGATTGCTTCAAAGCAACCGATAAATCAGGAATATTAATTTTTGCTCCTCTGTCGTCTCCAAAAGAACGACTTTTTTTATGATCCACAGGCAACCACCCTGTTGCATGAGAACCCAGAATCAGACTATACTTTTCAGCCGGACAATAAACTTCCACATCCTTCAGAACCTTATTTAGAACTTCATTCGATACAGAATTCTGACCACTATAGGTTTTTATTATCTCTCTTTTACCTACTTTCCCCTTACCATCTACTTCATATTTAAATAAAGTCGGATCAGGGAATTCGCTTTTCCGGCTCCCACCGTCCCAATAGATAACAAATGTACCAGGAGATGCAGCCTTGGCCAACCCCTCCTCTACCGACGCTATATTACTATATATATCACCACTTATACTATTATCGGCAACAAGATACATTAAAACTGTTTTCACTGTTACAGGAACAGGAGTGTCTTCTTCATCGTGACAAGCTGCCACCAACATTACAACACAGAACAAGAGTGATAATATTTTAATCTTTTTCATAATCTTCCTCATTAAGAACAGGGACAAAGATAAAAAAATAAGAGATGCAAACCTGCATCTCTTATTATATTAACAATTAAGTTATTGCTTATTACTCTTCCGGTTTCGTAAAGCGGAAGTTATCTGAATCAATCCGCGATACTGTCATTCTATTATTCTTCTTATATTTATTCAGAATCTTCGTTGCTTCTTTTTCCAACTTCTTTCTGTTTTCCGAGAAGTAGATCATACATGTACTATTCTCCTGCAACTGGTTATCCTCCAGATAATTCTTCAACTGATAACTATATAATTCACGATGAGCCAAAAACCCTTCTTTGCTAACCTTCGCACTATCTAATATCTGAATATCCGTGAAATAGACTACCGTATCCGTAAATGAAGCAGAAATTCCAAAAGCATAAACCGGTTTAGAATGGTCTTTTTTCAAAGAAAAAGCGGAGCACATGGTAAACACAAGTGCAATTGCAAATAGTATTTTTACGTATTTCATATCATATAATTTTTAACTTCGCAAAGGTAACAAAAAAGAGGAGACTACCTCGATTTATCTCAAATAAATAGCATTTCTTAATCATAAATCCATAACAATACAGGTTTCTTTTCTGCCTTGAGCAGCCTGTCAACCTTCCTCATCACCTCATCAGATATCACAGGACACCCTTGACTGATTCCTAATGGAAGATGCAAAGGATACACCTCCGTTTCCGGCATCGGAGTATAAGAATGTAACACGATATACCGTTTGAAAGCATTGTTATTCGTTGCTTCCAATCCATGCAATTTATAATGAACATTAATCCCCCACTTGCTATACGACCGTATCCCTACTTTATATTTTCCTAAAGAAGAGCAATAGCTACCTTCCACATTACTGAATACAGGCTTGGACAGCGTACTGTTTTTCCCGTATCCATGTGCACAAAGACTTGCATACTTCACAGAATCTCCCTTGAAATCCCATACAAAGAAACGCCTTTTACCAGAATGAATACTGAAATCTACCAGAAAGCAATAATTTGTATTATACCCGTTCTTATCACAATAAGCCTTTCCTGCCTGCGCTTTTTCACGCAAACGTTGCTCTATTCTAACAGGCACCGTGTCAGAAGACAATGTCGCATATCTTGCGTATGCC
The Bacteroides caecimuris DNA segment above includes these coding regions:
- a CDS encoding mechanosensitive ion channel family protein, with the protein product MLENEIWGNSIQNWIISILIIVAAIVIVKLITLLSKKVLKPLTDRTKNQLDNIIFYSLEPPVKFAIILLGIWIAIHRLVYPDSFVKVVDNIYRILIVLDITWVFARLFSGLLQVYWGRRSNGQNNKMLPIIKRTILVVVWIIGLVMALSNVGVDISALLGTLGIGGIAFALAAQDTVKNIFGAFTLLTDKPFNIGDTIRFDSIEGTVVDIGIRSTRIMNDDKRIITIPNFKITDSAITNISSEPMRRVVLNLRLTYDTTAEKMNEALKILKALPQKVENVSSSPSNVVALFTEYSDSALGIKYIYYIEKQGDISGVTSNMNMEILDSFNKAGIEFVSPTRTIYLQKDESENETKDNDKASEAKVDSLK
- a CDS encoding clostripain-related cysteine peptidase: MKKIKILSLLFCVVMLVAACHDEEDTPVPVTVKTVLMYLVADNSISGDIYSNIASVEEGLAKAASPGTFVIYWDGGSRKSEFPDPTLFKYEVDGKGKVGKREIIKTYSGQNSVSNEVLNKVLKDVEVYCPAEKYSLILGSHATGWLPVDHKKSRSFGDDRGAKINIPDLSVALKQSGIHFDYILFDACLMSQVEVAYELRNAADYLILSPAEVMSAGFPYFKMTKHLLSVDNTEQNVINVAKDFIDYYKNEYDYSWATIAVIKTDEMPALTNITYSLMEQYQDNLVKFDNNRINYFQTHYGYGRSPLDHSTYDFRAFIRELTDDNIPSDFEEQLDRTVIYKDYVDDYKLVNIDPDIYSGIGCYIPDDRYSNWNDYFRTLQWYSAAGWNETGW
- a CDS encoding murein L,D-transpeptidase catalytic domain-containing protein; the protein is MKKSVLISFVLVVLGAGVVAYARYATLSSDTVPVRIEQRLREKAQAGKAYCDKNGYNTNYCFLVDFSIHSGKRRFFVWDFKGDSVKYASLCAHGYGKNSTLSKPVFSNVEGSYCSSLGKYKVGIRSYSKWGINVHYKLHGLEATNNNAFKRYIVLHSYTPMPETEVYPLHLPLGISQGCPVISDEVMRKVDRLLKAEKKPVLLWIYD